The DNA region TCGCCAAACGACAGAATTGCTCGCCACCTTTTATCCCGATGTCAAAGATCTACGGACACCTTTCTCTAATCGAGAAGCCATGGTCAGTAATGGAATGGCGAAAGAGGTTTTATCCTGGGGTCCGAAGCATTCGTGGACGGATGAAGAACAGGAGTAACTCACACGCAACTATAATGAATAGGGGGATACTATGCTAAATTTCATGCAAAAAAGCAAGAGAGTATTGGCTTTTGCAAGTGCGGCATTATTGATTCTTACGTTGTGTTTGTCTATTTCTCCTTCCATCGTATCGGCAGCATCTGCTTTTAATCAAACGCAGGCTTCCAGCTACAATAGCCAATCCGGAGTCCAGCTGGAAAGTTCCAGCGAAGGCGGGCAAAATGTCGCATTTATTGACAACGGTGATTACATTGTATTCAACAATGTGGATTTTGGTAACGGTGCCAATTCAATCGACGTGAGAGTAGCCAGCAATAACAGTGGCGGTACCATCGAGATCCGTCTGGATAGCCTAAACGGGACACTCGCGGGAACTGTTGCTGTTCCAGGTACGGGCGGGTGGCAATCCTGGCAAACGAAGTCCGGGTCAATCAGTGGTGCCACTGGTGTACACACAGTCTACCTTAAATTCACTGGTGGCACCGGGAATTTGTTCAATCTACTCTGGTACAAATTCAGTGCATCCGCCGCTGGTGGCGGAGGAGATGTCGTAGGCAAATTGTATGCCGGATATCAAGGCTGGTTCAACGCAGCCGGAGACGGTTCACCGAACGGGGGCTGGGTGCATTGGTCCAAAAATAGCAGTGCGCCATCAGCAAATGGCAACGTGAATTTCGAACTGTACCCAGACCTTCGCGAATATTCCAAGCTGTATCAGACGAGTCTGGCGAACCTCGGCAATGGTTCTCCTGCCAAATTGTTCTCTTCATATGATCAGGAGACGGTCAACAAACATTTTGAGTGGATGCAGACCTACAATATCGACGGTGCAGCATTGCAACGGTTCGGCGCAGATGAGAGCGACACACCGAACAATTGGAAAAGCAACCGGGATAGCGTAGCCGTCAAGGTTAAGAATGCCGCGGAATCCTATAATCGCAAGTTCTATGTCATGTATGACATTACAGGAATGAATGCGAGTAATTGGGTACAGGCAGTCAAGCATGACTGGACGACCAATGTCGTGAACAACATGCACCTTCCATCCTCAACAGCCTATGCGAAGCAGAACGGCAAGATGGTTGTCTGTATTTGGGGTATCGGGTTTACGGATCGTCCGGGTACTGCTTCAGAAGCGGCCGATTTAATCGGTTGGTTCAAAAATCAGGGAATCTATGTCATTGGCGGCGTACCTACGTATTGGAGAACGGGCAATAACGACTCCCGATCTGATTTTATAAACGTCTACAAATCGATGGATATGATCTCGCCTTGGTCTGTTGGCCGCTTCGGTAATATTCAGCAAGCAGACAATTTCAAAACGAATCAACTTCAGCCTGACCTGGCCTTCACCCAGCAGAATGGAATTGATTATCAGCCAGTGATCTGGCCGGGTTTCGCTTGGTCCAATATGACCGGTGGCCCAAGAAACGAAATTCCGCGTTTGCATGGTGACTTCATGTGGAGGCAGGCCTACAATCTGAAGAGTATA from Paenibacillus sp. JNUCC-31 includes:
- a CDS encoding carbohydrate-binding protein → MQKSKRVLAFASAALLILTLCLSISPSIVSAASAFNQTQASSYNSQSGVQLESSSEGGQNVAFIDNGDYIVFNNVDFGNGANSIDVRVASNNSGGTIEIRLDSLNGTLAGTVAVPGTGGWQSWQTKSGSISGATGVHTVYLKFTGGTGNLFNLLWYKFSASAAGGGGDVVGKLYAGYQGWFNAAGDGSPNGGWVHWSKNSSAPSANGNVNFELYPDLREYSKLYQTSLANLGNGSPAKLFSSYDQETVNKHFEWMQTYNIDGAALQRFGADESDTPNNWKSNRDSVAVKVKNAAESYNRKFYVMYDITGMNASNWVQAVKHDWTTNVVNNMHLPSSTAYAKQNGKMVVCIWGIGFTDRPGTASEAADLIGWFKNQGIYVIGGVPTYWRTGNNDSRSDFINVYKSMDMISPWSVGRFGNIQQADNFKTNQLQPDLAFTQQNGIDYQPVIWPGFAWSNMTGGPRNEIPRLHGDFMWRQAYNLKSIGIHTGYIAMFDEYDEGTAVAKAAENSSMIPSNQYFLTLDADGVAVSSDFYLRLAGDINRMLKNQIPVTANHPTSHQ